One genomic region from Erythrobacter mangrovi encodes:
- a CDS encoding lysine--tRNA ligase → MSMTDLIEAARVSKAWPFQEAQKLLKRYPDGVKPDGSPVLFETGYGPSGLPHIGTFQEVLRTTLVRRAFEALIGAKPEDGKTRLVAFSDDMDGLRKVPDNIENKAVLEANLGKPLTRIPDPFGTHESFAHHNNARLRDFLDRFGFEYEFVSSSDEYNSGAFDEALRQVLRRNQAILDIMLPTLREERRKTYSPVLPVSPTSGKVLQVPVEVVDAEAGIVRFTDEDGSVIEQSALGGMSKLQWKVDWAMRWYALGVDYEMCGKDLTDSVTQSGRIVQVLGGRKPEGLIYELFLDEKGEKISKSKGNGLTIEEWLTYGSEESLGFYIFPNPKSAKQLHVGVIPRAVDDYWQFRSALSTQELDKQLGNPAWHLLRANGGFEAEEAPGAGDSLPVTYGLLLNLASVLGTEATEANLREYLESYIGAGKVTPELAALIATAVAYTRDYIAPTLHKRAPAANEAAALRALDAYLASAAADTSAEDIQTEVYEIGKREEFGFDKLRDWFKALYETLLGSSQGPRMGSFIALYGIANSRKLIAEALAR, encoded by the coding sequence ATGAGCATGACTGATTTGATCGAAGCTGCACGCGTATCCAAGGCCTGGCCGTTCCAGGAGGCGCAGAAGCTTCTCAAACGCTATCCTGACGGCGTGAAGCCGGATGGGTCGCCGGTCCTGTTCGAGACGGGATACGGTCCCTCGGGCCTGCCGCATATCGGCACCTTCCAGGAAGTCCTGCGCACCACGCTGGTCCGTCGCGCTTTCGAGGCGCTGATCGGGGCGAAGCCCGAAGACGGCAAGACGCGGCTCGTCGCCTTCTCCGACGACATGGACGGCTTGCGCAAGGTCCCCGACAATATCGAGAACAAGGCGGTGCTGGAGGCTAACCTCGGGAAGCCGCTGACGCGCATCCCCGATCCGTTCGGCACGCATGAAAGCTTCGCGCACCACAACAATGCCCGACTGCGCGACTTCCTCGATCGCTTCGGTTTCGAATATGAGTTCGTCTCGTCGAGCGACGAGTACAATTCGGGCGCCTTCGACGAGGCGCTGCGCCAGGTGCTGCGCAGGAACCAGGCGATCCTCGACATCATGCTGCCCACGCTGCGCGAGGAACGGCGCAAGACCTATTCGCCGGTTCTTCCGGTTTCCCCAACCAGCGGGAAAGTGCTGCAAGTGCCGGTCGAGGTGGTCGATGCAGAGGCCGGGATCGTCCGCTTCACCGACGAAGACGGCAGCGTGATCGAGCAATCGGCGCTGGGCGGCATGTCGAAGCTGCAATGGAAGGTCGACTGGGCGATGCGCTGGTACGCGCTCGGCGTCGATTACGAAATGTGCGGCAAGGACCTGACCGATAGCGTGACCCAGTCGGGCCGGATCGTGCAGGTGCTCGGCGGGCGGAAGCCCGAAGGCCTGATCTATGAGCTCTTCCTCGACGAGAAGGGCGAGAAGATCTCCAAGTCCAAGGGCAATGGCCTTACGATCGAGGAATGGCTGACCTATGGCTCGGAAGAGAGCCTGGGTTTCTACATCTTCCCCAACCCCAAGAGCGCCAAGCAGCTCCACGTGGGCGTGATCCCGCGCGCTGTCGACGATTACTGGCAGTTCCGCAGCGCCCTGTCGACGCAGGAACTCGACAAGCAGCTGGGCAATCCGGCGTGGCATCTCCTGCGCGCCAACGGCGGGTTCGAGGCTGAGGAAGCCCCGGGTGCGGGCGATAGCCTGCCGGTGACCTATGGCCTTCTGCTCAACCTGGCGAGCGTGCTCGGCACCGAGGCGACCGAGGCGAATTTGCGCGAGTATCTCGAAAGCTACATCGGTGCGGGCAAGGTAACGCCCGAGCTCGCGGCGCTGATTGCGACCGCGGTGGCCTATACTCGCGACTACATCGCGCCGACGTTGCACAAGCGCGCGCCGGCGGCGAACGAAGCGGCAGCCCTGCGTGCGCTTGACGCCTACCTGGCGAGTGCGGCGGCGGATACCAGTGCCGAGGACATCCAGACCGAAGTCTATGAGATCGGCAAGCGCGAGGAGTTCGGCTTCGACAAACTGCGCGACTGGTTCAAGGCACTCTACGAAACGTTGCTCGGGTCCTCGCAAGGGCCGCGTATGGGCAGCTTCATCGCGCTTTACGGCATCGCGAACAGCCGCAAGCTGATCGCCGAAGCGCTGGCACGATGA
- a CDS encoding DUF1003 domain-containing protein — translation MKDAEQIERLAEELLGRSLDELDVEEQEVLSRVAAGTYIGIDASEAAQLHASFGERMADRVAAIGGSWGFIIAFAVVLFAWMLINGEVLEALGIKPFDGYPFIFLNLILSMLAAIQAPIIMMSQNRQAAKDRIAARHDYEVNLRTQLEILRLSRKVDRLTRIALRTANEVEERLLGDAD, via the coding sequence ATGAAAGACGCCGAGCAGATCGAGCGACTGGCCGAGGAACTGCTCGGCCGTTCGCTCGATGAGCTCGACGTGGAAGAGCAGGAGGTCCTCTCGCGCGTCGCTGCGGGGACCTATATCGGGATCGACGCCTCGGAAGCGGCGCAGCTGCATGCCAGCTTTGGCGAGCGGATGGCCGACCGGGTGGCCGCGATCGGCGGCAGCTGGGGCTTTATCATCGCCTTTGCCGTGGTGCTGTTCGCCTGGATGCTGATCAACGGCGAGGTGCTGGAAGCGCTGGGGATTAAGCCGTTCGATGGCTATCCCTTCATCTTCCTCAACCTGATCCTGTCGATGCTGGCGGCTATCCAGGCGCCGATCATCATGATGAGCCAGAACCGCCAGGCGGCAAAGGATCGGATCGCGGCGCGACACGATTACGAGGTCAACCTGCGCACCCAGCTCGAAATCCTGCGCCTGTCGCGCAAGGTCGATCGCCTGACACGCATCGCCTTGCGAACGGCGAATGAGGTCGAGGAACGGCTGTTGGGCGACGCCGACTGA
- a CDS encoding ATP-dependent DNA helicase: MSAPLPLPSLHASHAGTWLRDANGGTRGCSKGEAVMAAADTPLLMMNAPLVASRLGYPDLSGLDLLELFAFVHPSKFCVPTPKGLAHALGLEEPADDAAVPLLLQQAAGALIAICESAAWEQREGAWSVLQSLARLRWPWAGVLAPHIRKPETAEKWLFSKLPEWEEAPDRPQPQQVLIEEAEIEGQLERLTGEGAERREGQRDFSQTAGSVFAPRDRERRPHILLAQAGTGIGKTLGYLAPASLWARLSGGTVWVSTYTKNLQRQLRRESTRAWPAARPDGSQPVVVRKGRENYLCLLNLEDALQGGFAGRPAIMAQLVARWAAYSQDGDMIGGDLPGWLGTLFRKRGIAALTDQRGECVYAGCPHYRKCFIERSARAAAQADLVIANHALVMVNAARGRDAANRPTRIVFDEGHHVFDAADSTFSAALSGAEAIELRRWIIGPEKTSRGRRRGLAARLADIASYDDAGGEAVEAAVEAAQALPSEGWLGRIGEGVPLGPLEALLAQVRAVTYARDESGQEAGYGIETETSQLPGELVEAATIAAEALAEIRKPLLKLGGRLEAVLEDAPDWLDSQGRARIEGARHSLAWRIDLIAAWEALLGRLGGPADPEFVDWLAVDRNDAREFDVGLHRHWLDPMKPFAKTVLEPAHGVLLTSATLTDRDEAGPDWAHAIAKSGALHLDLKPRTTQADSPFDYAARAEVLIVTDIRKGDIPALAGAYARLIEASDGGVLGLFTAIRRMRAVYGRIADRLARNGLPLYAQHVDPIDTGTLTDIFRDDPRASLLGTDALRDGVDVPGHSLRCVVMESVPWPRPTILHRARRAAAAEQEGGAQRYDDRIIRARLAQAFGRLIRTRDDAGHFVVLSPAFPSRLLSAFPPGTPVIRVTLEEALQRVAQGVGKAQANRIPDETENQPS, from the coding sequence GTGAGCGCCCCCCTGCCCCTCCCCTCGTTGCACGCCAGCCACGCCGGAACATGGCTGCGCGATGCCAATGGCGGCACGCGCGGATGCTCGAAGGGCGAAGCGGTCATGGCGGCAGCGGACACTCCGCTGCTGATGATGAATGCCCCGCTGGTGGCGAGCCGGCTGGGCTATCCGGACCTTTCGGGCCTCGACCTGCTCGAACTGTTCGCCTTCGTCCATCCGTCGAAATTCTGCGTGCCGACGCCCAAGGGACTCGCTCATGCGCTGGGACTGGAGGAACCGGCGGACGATGCCGCAGTGCCGCTGCTACTACAGCAGGCTGCGGGCGCGCTGATCGCGATTTGCGAGAGCGCGGCATGGGAACAGCGCGAGGGCGCGTGGTCGGTGCTGCAATCACTGGCGCGGCTGCGCTGGCCCTGGGCGGGCGTGCTGGCACCCCATATTCGCAAGCCGGAAACGGCCGAAAAATGGCTCTTTTCGAAGCTGCCCGAATGGGAGGAAGCGCCCGACAGGCCTCAGCCGCAACAGGTGCTGATCGAGGAAGCCGAGATCGAAGGTCAGCTCGAGCGGCTGACTGGTGAAGGGGCCGAACGGCGCGAAGGGCAGCGCGATTTCTCGCAGACAGCCGGCAGCGTCTTCGCCCCGCGCGATCGCGAGCGACGCCCGCATATCCTGTTGGCACAGGCCGGTACAGGCATCGGCAAGACGCTCGGCTACCTCGCCCCCGCCTCGCTGTGGGCGCGGCTGTCGGGGGGCACGGTGTGGGTCTCGACCTATACCAAGAACCTCCAACGCCAGCTGCGACGCGAGAGTACGCGGGCCTGGCCGGCCGCCCGTCCCGACGGCTCGCAGCCCGTGGTGGTGCGCAAGGGGCGCGAGAACTACCTCTGCCTGCTCAATCTCGAAGACGCACTGCAAGGCGGTTTTGCCGGGCGGCCCGCGATCATGGCGCAGCTGGTGGCGCGCTGGGCAGCCTATTCGCAGGACGGCGACATGATCGGCGGCGACCTGCCCGGGTGGCTGGGCACGTTATTCCGCAAGCGCGGGATCGCGGCACTGACCGACCAGCGCGGCGAATGCGTCTACGCCGGGTGCCCGCATTACCGGAAATGCTTCATCGAACGCAGTGCCCGCGCCGCCGCGCAGGCCGACCTGGTCATCGCCAACCACGCGCTGGTGATGGTGAACGCCGCGCGCGGGCGCGACGCCGCCAATCGCCCCACCCGCATCGTGTTCGACGAGGGGCACCACGTCTTCGATGCCGCCGACTCCACCTTTTCCGCCGCGCTGAGCGGGGCCGAGGCGATCGAGCTGCGCCGCTGGATCATCGGCCCGGAAAAGACCAGCCGCGGCCGGCGCCGAGGCCTCGCTGCCCGGCTTGCCGATATCGCGAGCTATGATGATGCGGGTGGCGAGGCGGTCGAGGCCGCGGTCGAGGCTGCACAGGCCCTCCCCTCCGAAGGCTGGCTCGGCCGGATCGGCGAAGGCGTGCCGCTCGGCCCGCTCGAAGCGCTGCTCGCACAGGTACGCGCCGTCACCTACGCACGCGACGAAAGCGGTCAGGAAGCCGGCTATGGCATCGAGACCGAAACGTCGCAGCTACCCGGCGAACTGGTCGAGGCCGCAACCATCGCCGCCGAAGCCCTGGCCGAAATCCGCAAGCCCCTGCTCAAACTTGGCGGGCGGCTCGAGGCGGTGCTCGAGGATGCACCCGACTGGCTCGACAGCCAGGGTCGTGCACGGATTGAGGGCGCTCGCCACTCGCTGGCATGGCGCATCGACCTGATCGCCGCGTGGGAGGCGCTGCTCGGCCGGCTTGGCGGGCCCGCCGATCCCGAGTTCGTCGACTGGCTGGCGGTCGATCGCAACGACGCGCGCGAATTCGACGTGGGCCTCCATCGGCATTGGCTCGACCCGATGAAGCCCTTCGCCAAGACCGTGCTCGAACCGGCCCATGGAGTGCTGCTGACCAGCGCTACCTTGACCGACCGCGATGAGGCAGGGCCAGACTGGGCGCATGCGATCGCCAAGAGCGGCGCATTGCACCTCGACCTGAAACCCAGGACCACGCAAGCGGATAGTCCGTTCGATTACGCGGCACGGGCTGAAGTGCTGATCGTCACCGATATCCGCAAGGGCGATATCCCCGCCCTCGCCGGCGCCTATGCGCGGCTGATCGAGGCGAGCGACGGCGGTGTGCTGGGCCTGTTCACCGCGATCCGGCGGATGCGCGCGGTCTATGGCCGCATTGCCGATCGGCTCGCGCGCAATGGCCTGCCGCTCTACGCACAGCATGTCGACCCGATCGACACCGGCACGCTGACCGACATCTTCCGCGACGATCCGCGTGCCAGCCTGCTGGGCACGGACGCCCTGCGCGACGGAGTCGATGTTCCCGGGCATTCGCTACGTTGTGTGGTGATGGAAAGCGTGCCCTGGCCACGCCCGACCATCCTCCACCGCGCACGTCGCGCCGCTGCCGCCGAGCAGGAGGGCGGAGCGCAGCGCTATGACGACCGGATCATACGGGCCCGGCTGGCCCAGGCATTCGGGCGCCTGATCCGCACACGCGACGATGCGGGCCACTTCGTTGTGCTCTCACCTGCCTTTCCGTCGCGCCTGCTATCCGCCTTCCCACCGGGGACGCCGGTCATACGTGTGACACTCGAAGAGGCTTTACAGCGCGTCGCGCAGGGTGTTGGAAAGGCACAAGCGAACCGCATCCCCGACGAAACGGAGAACCAGCCCTCGTGA
- a CDS encoding heavy metal translocating P-type ATPase codes for MNSHHHHDHSGCHHGHAPAQHEAKAVDPVCGMTVDPDTTPHRTQHAGQDYHFCSASCLTKFKADPVRWLEPRADVTVDAVPEGTIWTCPMHPEIRQDHPGACPICGMALEPEIATADTGPSEELLDMTRRFWIGLVLALPVFVLEMGSHLFPALHQLVPMDRSAWLQFALATPVVLWAGWPFFERGWASLVSRHLNMFTLIAMGTGIAWLYSVVALMAPNAFPETFRGPGGMVPVYFEAASVIVVLVLLGQVLELRARERTSGAIKALLGLTPKTAHRLGDDGSEAEVPLEDVMVGDLLRVRPGEKVPVDGKVEEGRSTLDEALVTGESMPLSKEVGDHVIGGTINQTGSLIIRAEAVGRDTMLSRIVQMVAEAQRSRAPIQRLADQVAGWFVPVVLAIAIAAFAAWSIWGPEPRFTYGLVAAVAVLIIACPCALGLATPMSIMVGVGRGASLGVLIKDAAALERLEKVDTLVVDKTGTLTEGKPALTRIVPASEWEENDLLRLAAAVERASEHPLAKAIVDGALDREIDIPSVSDFDAPTGKGTSGTVEGRNVALGNARFMREIGVSIESMEMAAEDLRADGATAIFVAVDGKVTGVLAVADPIKSSTPAALAPLKKAGIRIVMMTGDNRTTAEAVARRLDIAEVDADVLPDRKGEVVARLRSEGKVVAMAGDGVNDAPALAAADVGIAMGSGTDVAMESAGVTLLKGDLNGIVAAIALSRKTMQNIRQNLFFAFFYNALGVPVAAGVLYPAFGILLSPIIAAAAMSLSSVSVVGNALRLNRVKL; via the coding sequence ATGAATTCGCATCATCACCACGATCATAGCGGGTGCCACCATGGGCATGCCCCGGCACAGCATGAAGCCAAAGCGGTCGATCCGGTCTGCGGCATGACCGTCGATCCCGATACCACCCCCCATCGCACACAGCACGCGGGGCAGGACTATCATTTCTGCAGCGCATCCTGCCTGACGAAGTTCAAGGCCGATCCGGTCCGCTGGCTCGAACCCCGGGCCGATGTGACAGTGGATGCGGTGCCTGAAGGCACCATTTGGACCTGCCCCATGCATCCAGAGATTCGGCAGGATCACCCCGGCGCCTGTCCCATCTGCGGGATGGCGCTAGAGCCGGAGATCGCCACTGCAGATACCGGCCCCAGCGAAGAACTGCTGGACATGACACGACGGTTCTGGATCGGTCTGGTCCTGGCCCTGCCAGTCTTTGTCCTGGAGATGGGCAGCCATCTGTTCCCAGCGCTGCATCAGCTGGTGCCGATGGACCGTTCGGCATGGCTGCAGTTCGCACTCGCCACGCCGGTGGTACTGTGGGCTGGTTGGCCATTCTTCGAGCGCGGCTGGGCATCACTGGTCAGCCGACACCTCAACATGTTCACGCTGATCGCGATGGGAACCGGAATTGCGTGGCTCTACAGCGTCGTTGCGCTGATGGCCCCGAACGCCTTCCCGGAAACCTTCAGGGGACCGGGCGGAATGGTCCCGGTCTATTTCGAAGCCGCATCGGTCATCGTGGTCCTGGTCCTGCTGGGGCAGGTGCTCGAACTACGCGCCCGCGAACGCACCTCCGGCGCGATCAAGGCGCTGCTTGGCCTCACTCCCAAGACGGCCCATCGCCTTGGCGATGATGGGTCTGAAGCCGAAGTGCCGCTGGAAGACGTCATGGTTGGCGATCTCCTGCGCGTTCGGCCGGGCGAAAAGGTTCCCGTCGACGGCAAGGTTGAGGAAGGGCGTTCGACCCTTGATGAGGCGTTGGTCACCGGCGAATCCATGCCGCTGTCCAAGGAAGTGGGTGACCATGTCATTGGCGGAACGATCAATCAGACCGGTTCGCTGATCATCCGGGCTGAAGCGGTCGGCCGCGATACGATGCTGTCCCGCATCGTGCAGATGGTGGCGGAGGCGCAGCGTTCGCGCGCGCCCATCCAGCGCCTGGCGGACCAGGTGGCTGGCTGGTTCGTGCCGGTGGTCCTGGCAATCGCGATCGCGGCATTCGCCGCATGGTCGATCTGGGGACCGGAACCCCGCTTTACTTACGGCCTCGTTGCTGCAGTGGCGGTCCTGATTATCGCTTGCCCCTGCGCATTGGGACTGGCCACGCCCATGTCGATCATGGTCGGCGTCGGTCGTGGGGCCTCGCTTGGCGTGCTGATCAAGGACGCGGCCGCACTGGAGCGACTGGAAAAGGTCGACACGCTGGTGGTCGACAAGACGGGCACGCTCACCGAAGGCAAGCCGGCGCTCACGCGCATCGTCCCCGCATCCGAATGGGAAGAGAACGATCTGCTTCGGCTGGCAGCAGCGGTTGAACGGGCTTCGGAGCATCCTCTGGCGAAGGCGATCGTCGATGGCGCGCTCGATCGCGAGATCGACATCCCGAGTGTCTCCGATTTCGACGCCCCAACGGGCAAGGGAACTTCGGGTACTGTCGAAGGTCGCAATGTGGCCTTGGGCAATGCCCGCTTCATGCGCGAGATAGGCGTTTCGATCGAATCGATGGAGATGGCCGCTGAGGATCTCCGTGCCGACGGCGCAACGGCCATCTTCGTGGCCGTCGATGGCAAGGTCACTGGCGTCCTGGCGGTTGCCGACCCGATCAAGTCGAGCACTCCCGCAGCGCTCGCGCCGCTCAAGAAAGCGGGCATCAGGATCGTCATGATGACGGGCGACAATCGCACGACTGCGGAAGCAGTCGCTCGGCGCCTCGACATTGCCGAGGTCGATGCCGACGTCCTGCCCGATCGAAAGGGCGAGGTCGTTGCCAGGCTGCGCAGTGAAGGGAAGGTTGTGGCCATGGCCGGGGACGGCGTGAACGACGCCCCTGCGCTGGCAGCAGCGGACGTTGGGATTGCCATGGGGTCGGGGACCGACGTGGCCATGGAAAGCGCCGGCGTGACCTTGCTGAAGGGCGATCTCAACGGGATCGTTGCCGCCATCGCGCTGAGCCGCAAGACGATGCAGAACATTCGCCAGAACCTGTTCTTCGCATTCTTCTACAATGCGCTCGGCGTGCCCGTGGCGGCCGGTGTCCTGTACCCGGCCTTCGGTATCCTGCTCTCACCGATCATCGCTGCAGCGGCCATGTCGCTCTCATCGGTCAGCGTCGTCGGCAATGCGCTTCGCCTCAACCGGGTGAAGCTATGA
- the cueR gene encoding Cu(I)-responsive transcriptional regulator has protein sequence MNIGKASRASGVSERMIRHYEAIGLIPPPVRRDSGYRDYSDADVQRLRFAANARDLGFPIEEIRELLSLWGNDQRTSADVKALALARADELGQKSAALAAMRNALLDLASKCQGGSRPDCPIIEKISEQKPS, from the coding sequence ATGAACATCGGGAAGGCATCCCGTGCCAGTGGCGTATCCGAGCGGATGATCCGCCATTACGAAGCCATCGGACTGATCCCGCCGCCAGTGCGGCGGGATTCAGGCTATCGCGATTATTCCGATGCCGATGTCCAGCGTCTGCGGTTTGCCGCCAATGCCCGCGACCTGGGGTTTCCCATCGAGGAAATCCGCGAGCTGCTGAGCCTGTGGGGCAACGACCAACGCACAAGCGCAGATGTCAAAGCCCTGGCGCTTGCGAGAGCGGATGAACTGGGACAGAAATCCGCCGCACTCGCTGCGATGCGAAACGCCCTGCTCGACCTTGCCAGCAAGTGCCAGGGCGGTAGCCGCCCCGACTGTCCGATCATCGAAAAGATCTCCGAACAGAAGCCATCGTAA
- a CDS encoding SixA phosphatase family protein: MKILGLLRHAKSDWGHSDKRDFDRGLNERGHRGAHVIGEHIRDHGIKWDKLIASPAERVKLTLCDAVPSLEPEWDERLYLAGTDTIMDVLRESGGDAKAVLLAGHNPGLGDMLFELVSPKNENDLYDEAKVKFPTAAYAVFELDIDDWADLRDDCGVLVHFARPRDLDPELGPEY; the protein is encoded by the coding sequence GTGAAGATTCTCGGCCTGCTGCGCCACGCCAAGTCCGACTGGGGGCATAGTGACAAGCGGGATTTCGACCGCGGCCTGAACGAACGCGGGCATCGCGGGGCACACGTGATCGGCGAGCATATCCGCGACCATGGCATCAAGTGGGACAAGCTCATCGCCAGCCCGGCAGAACGGGTAAAGCTGACGTTGTGCGATGCAGTGCCTTCGCTTGAGCCCGAATGGGACGAACGGCTCTATCTCGCCGGGACCGATACGATCATGGACGTCCTGCGCGAGTCAGGTGGCGACGCGAAGGCAGTGCTCCTGGCGGGCCACAACCCCGGCCTTGGCGACATGCTGTTCGAACTGGTTTCCCCGAAGAACGAGAACGACCTTTACGACGAGGCCAAGGTCAAGTTTCCGACGGCCGCCTATGCGGTGTTCGAACTGGATATCGACGACTGGGCCGACCTGCGCGATGATTGCGGCGTGCTGGTCCACTTCGCCCGCCCGCGGGACCTCGATCCGGAACTCGGGCCGGAGTACTAG
- a CDS encoding prolyl hydroxylase family protein: protein MTRIASIPDKDALRRMGSQVRQRLESDPQIYKVPTDRAEIFAVGNFLSPDECQRLIAMIDAVARPSELHETAYVAKFRTSYSGNFDPYDPFVKMVSRRIDDLLGINPECGERIQGQRYLPGQEFKPHNDWFYTDQEYWKMERKRGGQRCWTAMAFLNEVEEGGHTHFVEVGASIEPKPGVLLVWNNATPEGVPNEGTLHAGTPVIKGSKYVLTKWYRTRKHS, encoded by the coding sequence ATGACTCGGATCGCAAGCATTCCCGACAAGGACGCGCTCAGGCGCATGGGTTCGCAGGTGCGCCAGCGCCTGGAAAGCGACCCCCAGATTTACAAGGTACCAACCGACAGGGCCGAAATCTTCGCGGTCGGCAATTTCCTGTCGCCCGACGAATGCCAGCGCCTCATCGCCATGATCGACGCGGTTGCGCGGCCGAGCGAGCTGCACGAGACCGCCTATGTCGCGAAGTTTCGTACTTCCTATTCGGGCAATTTCGATCCCTACGATCCCTTTGTGAAAATGGTCTCGCGGCGGATCGACGACCTGCTCGGGATCAATCCCGAATGCGGTGAACGGATCCAGGGACAGCGCTACCTGCCGGGGCAGGAGTTCAAGCCGCACAACGACTGGTTCTACACCGACCAGGAATACTGGAAGATGGAGCGCAAGCGCGGCGGCCAGCGCTGCTGGACGGCGATGGCCTTCCTCAACGAGGTCGAAGAAGGCGGGCACACCCACTTCGTCGAAGTGGGCGCCTCGATCGAGCCTAAACCGGGCGTCCTGTTGGTATGGAACAATGCCACTCCCGAGGGGGTCCCCAACGAAGGCACGCTGCATGCAGGCACGCCAGTGATCAAGGGCAGCAAATACGTGCTGACCAAGTGGTACCGCACGCGCAAGCACAGCTGA